The sequence below is a genomic window from Sphingobium sp. EP60837.
CAGTTTGCCGACTATATCTACCCCGCGCTCGACCAGTTGGTGAGCGAAGCGGCGCGGCTGCGCTACCGGTCGGCGGGGGAGTTTATCTCGCCGATGACGGTGCGCTCGCCCTTCGGCGGGGGTATCTTTGGCGGGCAGACGCATAGCCAGTCGCCCGAGGGGATATTCACCCATGTGTCGGGGGTGAAGACGGTCATTCCTTCGACGCCTTATGACGCAAAGGGGCTTTTGATCGCGGCGATCGAGGATAATGATCCGGTGATCTTCTTCGAGCCCAAGCGCATTTATAATGGGCCATTCGACGGCCATTATGACCGGCCGTCGAAAAGCTGGGCCGGGCATCCGGGCGCGATGGTGCCCGAAGGCTATTACCGGGTTCCGCTGGGGCGCGCGCGCACGGTGCGGGCGGGGGAGGCGCTGACCATCCTCTGCTACGGCACGATGGAGCATGTGGTCGAGAGTATGGTGATCGAGATGGGCGTGGATGCGGAGATCATCGACCTGCGCACGTTGGTGCCCTTGGATATCGAAGCCGTGGAGCGGTCGGTGAAGAAGACCGGGCGCTGCATGATCGTGCACGAAGCGACGCGGACAAGCGGTTATGGCGCGGAACTGTCCGCACTGGTGCAGGAGCGGTGCTTTTATCATCTGGAAGCGCCGGTCGAGCGGGTGACGGGGTTTGACACGCCCTATCCGCATAGCCTGGAATGGGCCTATTTTCCGGGGCCGGTGCGGATACGCGAAGCGATCAACAAGATCATGAGGGAGTAGGGCCTTCGTCTCCCCTTCCGTTCGTTTCGAGCGAAGTCGAGAAACGGAAAGGGCAGCCCTACGGGCGTCTCGACTTCGCTCGACACGAACGGAGTTTTTCCGATGCCGCTGTTCACGTTCAGGCTGCCCGATATTGGCGAAGGCATTTCCGAGGCGGAGATTGTCGGCTGGCATGTGAAGGTCGGCGACCGGGTCGAGGAAGACCAGCCGATCGCCGATATGATGACCGACAAGGCGACGGTGGAGATGGAAAGCCCGGTGGCCGGCGTCGTGAAGCGGCTGGCCGGAGAGGCGGGCGAGCAGGTCGCGATCGGGGCGATGCTGGTGGAGATCGAGGTTGAAGGGGAGAGCGAGAACGCGCCGCCTTCCCAAGCGGTTATCGAGGCTGAGGCGCCGGGAACGGGAGAGGTCGAAGCTGCTCCGCTGAATGGGATCATGTCATCCTCCGTTCGCCCTGAGGCCGTCGAAGGGCCTTCTGAAGAGGAAGAAGGGGGCATCGACAAGCTCGGCCCGAACGGGAACGGGGATGGGAACGGTCCTGACGGTTCAGGATCAGGGGCACGGGTGCTTGCCTCGCCTGCCGTTCGTGCGCGGGCGAAGGATTTGGGGATCGATCTGCGCCAGGTGAAAGCGAGCGGCGATCATATCCGGCATTCAGATCTGGACGCTTTCCTGCTCTATGGTGCGGGGCAGGGCTACCGGCCCGCGAACCCACGCGTGCGGCGGGCGGATGAGACGGTCAAGGTCATCGGCCTGCGTCGCCGGATCGCGGAAAATATGGCGGCGTCGAAGCGGCATATTCCGCATTTTTCCTATGTGGAGGAGATCGACGTCACCGAACTGGAGCGGGTGCGCGCGCAGTTAAATGGGGAACGGGGCGAGCGGCCGAAGCTGACCATGCTGCCGTTGCTGATCGTGGCGATTTGCCGCGCGCTGCCCGACTTTCCTATGCTGAACGCCCGTTATGATGATGAGGCGGGCGTGGTGACACGCTTTGGCGCGGTGCATCTTGGGATAGCGACGCAGACCGATGCCGGGTTGATGGTGCCGGTGATCCGGGACGCGCAGGACATGAATATCTGGCAGCTGGCAGCCGAGATAAGGCGGCTGGCGGAGGCTGCGCGATCGGGCAAGGCGAAAGCGGAGGAGCTTTCGGGGTCGACCTTGACGCTGACGTCTCTAGGGCCGCTGGGCGGGGTGGCGACGACGCCGGTGATCAACCGGCCGGAGGTGGCGATCATCGGGCCCAACCGGGTGGTCGAGCGGCCGGTGTTCCGGGGGCGGGAGGTGGTGCCTGCGAAGCTCATGAACCTTTCCATCAGTTGCGACCATCGGGTGGTGGATGGATGGGATGCGGCGAGCTTTGTTCAGGCGGTGAAGCGGTTGCTGGAGACGCCGGTTTTGTTGTTTGCGGATTAGGATTGGCGAGCAAATTTCGTCATGCCAGCGGAAGGGGGCATCTCGGTGGGGGGGGGGGGGCGCAATCTGGCCGGAAACCCCAGCTTGCGCTGGGTGACGCGCTTAACTAGCGCATCGTCGCGCGATAGCTCAGACGCGCGGTTTCGCCTGGAGAAAGGCGGGTCGGCATGGTCCAGCGGACATGAGTGATGTCTGCGGGCACAGCCCTGCGCGTGCCGCCGAGCGGGGTTGGAAGCCACAGCTCTTCAAGGCGGCCCCAACGTTGGCCGCCATCGACCGAGACCTGCATCGAAGGATCGGGCGCGGTGAGGAGGGTGCCTCGGGGAATGGGGTTGGTCAGGGCGATGCCTTGCACCGGTTCGCGACCTTCATTGCGCCAATTGACGACGAAGACGAGTTGGTCGCCCGGTTCAGCGCGGCTGGCGCTGGCGAGAATGCGGCGGGGGCGGCCGTTGATGTCGGTATGGACGCGTTCGACGAACATCTGTGTTTGCGTGCGCAGGTCTGGTTTTGCCACCGCCGCTGGGGCTGCCATCGCCCATGCTGCCATGCCGGCCAACGCCAAATTCCGCATCATCCCTGCTCAAGCCCCTTGCTGTTTGCCGGTGGGTTTAGGGGCCAAGCGGCGAAGATTTGGTTAATCAGCTGTTTGCTATGGCGCAAAGGGGTGGAATAATTTGACGCGCCGCAGCAGGCCGTACACAAATGCTGCAGGCGGCAGGATTTGATCATTCAGTGACACCCCATGACCAGCAGGAGATCAATCGGCGGCGCGACCGGCTGCTCGCTTCCATCGCGCTGACCACCGGAGTGGGGTTGATCCTCGCGCTGCCATTCGCCTTGCGGGAAGGGGCGGAGTTCTTCCTGCCGCTGACGGCTGCATTGGTGATCGCCATCGCGTTGGTGCCGTTCCTGGAATGGATGGAGCGGCGGCGGGTGCCTTCGGCATTGGCGGCGCTGATGGCGGTGGTCGCGTTCCTGTTGGTCGCCAATACCGCGCTGGTGCTGATCGTGGTGCCTGCGGCAGATTGGTTCCGCCTGCTGCCCGAGCGATTGCCCAAGATTCAGAACAACCTTGCCCCGCTGATCGACTTTTATTCGCAGCTCCAGCGGTTCGTGGATGAAACCGTGCAGATGCTGGCGACGGGGCCGGTGGCCGCCGCGCAGACGGCGGCTGTGGATGCGCCGCGATCGCTGCTGCAGTTTGCGGCGACCTCCGCGCCATCGGCGATCATCCAGATGGTGTTCGCGCTGCTCATCATCTATTTTTTCCTGGCTGGCTGGACGGGGCTGCGGCGGCGGACGATCAACAGCCGGGGCAGCTTCGACGGGGCTATGGCTGTCGCGCGGGTGATCCAGAATGTGGTCGATGCGACATCGGCCTATGTGCTGACCATCGCGACGATCAACCTCTGCCTGGGGCTGGCGGTGGCGCTGGCGTTATGGCTGATCGGCATGCCGTCGCCCTTGATGTGGGGCGGCATTGTCGCTCTGCTGAATTTCGTACCCTATTTCGGGCCGATGCTGGCGGCGGCGCTGCTGGCGCTGGGCGGGCTCATGGTATTTGACGATGTGTGGTGGGCGCTGCTGCCCGCCGCCACGCAGATCGGCTTTCACCTGGTGGAGGCCAATGTCATCACACCGATGGTGCTGGGACGGCGGCTGACGATGAATCCGCTGCTGATTCTTGTGTCGCTGACCTTTTGGGGATGGGTGTGGGGGACGCCGGGCGCGCTGCTGGGCGTGCCGTTGCTGATCATCATCCAGACCGTCGTGGCGGCTGCCGGAACCCCGGATATCGCGGGTTTCCTGTTCGAGCGCGGGACGCTCACGGTCGCTCTGCCACAAGAAAATGACGAGAAAGAAGAAAGTGGTGAAAGAGCCGGTTGACAGGTCCGGCGCACCCGCATAGATGCCCGCCCACACCGAACGCGGGTGTAGCTCAGTTGGTTAGAGCGCCGGCCTGTCACGCCGGAGGTCGCGGGTTCGAGCCCCGTCACTCGCGCCACTCTTTTGGAAGAGTGGATGGTCCTGAAGGACCGGATTTCTCAGAAATTTGATAGTCTTCATGCCAGCGCAAGCTGGCATCTTGTGAGGGTGCGCCGTGCGTTATCGCCTGAGATGCCAGCCTACGCTGGCATGACGTTGAGAACCGCTCAGCCACGCCGCCAGCGGCCGGTTTCCATCCAGGCGAGCAGGCGCTTCAGCGGCAGGACCCAGATCCAGATCAGACCGAGGAACAGATAGACCGGCACCTGCGCGATCATCGGCAGGCGGCCGATAAGGCCCGACAGGCTGCCGATCAGAACAGCCCAGAGCGCGATCAGCCCGAGGATGATGAACATGCCCACGGGCTTGCGCCAGCTGGGTTCGTAGGGGGCGGGCTGGCGGTTCACGCTTCGGGTCTTTCGATCAGTTCGATTTCGGTGAGGATGATGTCGAGCGGCAGGTCCCACGGGTCGGCGGGCAGCGCGTCATGCTCCTGCACCGACCAGGCGAGGCCGATGCGCAGTGCGTCCGGATAGCGCGCGAAGGTGCGGTCATAATAGCCGCCGCCTTGTCCCAGGCGATTCATCGCGCGGTCGAAGCCGAGCAGCGGGGCGATGATGACGTCGGGCGTTACCGCCGGGCCGCTGGGTTCGGGATGGTGAGTGCCGTAGAGGCCGGGGAAGAGCTGGTCCTCCGGCGTCCAGGTCAGGAAGTCCATGCTGCCCAGGCGGTCGATGACGCGGGGGAGGGCGAGGGTCTTGCCCATGGCTGCGAGTTGCGGGGCGAGGCGCTGGGCGGGGGCTTCATCGTCCAGCCCCATGTAGAGCGCGACGGTTTGGGCACCTGTAAGGCGGCGGGCGAGGGGCGAGGGGATGGCCTTGAACGCCAGGCGGTGGGCGAGCGGGTCGAGCGAGGTGAGAAAGGCGCGGCGGCGCTCGCGGGCGAGGGTGCGCAGGGTGGTCTTGCCGGGATCGTCGCTCATGAGGCGCATTTAGACCCGAGGGCGAGGACTGGAAACCCGTTTCTCGACCCTTCGATAAACTCAGCACAGGCTCCGCTCGAAACGAACGGAGGTGGGAGCGGGTGGCCGCGGAGAAGGGTGACGGGACCGCCTCGGCCGTTTGCTGGAATATCCTCTGACGCCTCAACGTCAGGTGGGAACCATGTAGATCGGGCCTGGACCCGCCCAGGGACAGCCCCCGTGGATGTGATTATCGCCTCAGGGATGTTCGCTAAAGCTCGTACCAGGCAGTACCCGTCGCTTCTTATCTAGGCGTCCGGCCCCTGCGCGGCAAGCCTGTCGCTGAGCTTTTCTATGCGGGCGGCGAGCGCCTCGACGGCGCGGGCGGCGGCTTCGTCCTCATCGTCAAGGGCGAGTTGTTGCTGGCGCCCGATCGCCTCACGCTTCAGGTCGTTGAGTTCGTCGGCGAGGAACAGCGCGGCGAAGAGGAGGGTGCGCACTTCGGTAAGGCCGGGCGTGTTCTGCTGGGCGAGGCGGGCCTTGCGCTCGATCAGGCTGGCGAGATGAGCGAGATGGGCCTCTTCGCCGTCGCGGCAGCGGAGGGGATAATGGCGTCCGGCGATCTGGAGCGTGGTTTCAGCCATGCGCCTGTCCCTTCAGGTCGGCGATGAGTTCGTCCAGTGAACGGAGCGCGGCGCGGGCGGCGGCGGGGTCGATGCCGGGGGAGGAAAGAGGGGAGGGGCTCGCGGAAACGAGGCCGTCCACATCTTGTTCGAGCCGGCTGATCGCGCGCTCCAGCGTGCCGATCGCCTGCATCATGCGGTTGCTTGCCATAGACCCACGCATAAACAAAGTTTTCGCCTTGCAAAAGCCGTCATTGGACGGCTTGGCGCAGCCTGAGGGCCTGCCATGGTTGACGCCTTGGGTGCAACGCGACAAAGGGGACCCGATTTCGATTCGCCGGCTCAGCAGGGGGCCGCTTTGCAGCAGGAAAGACGCCAGCCTAAGATGACCGTTTCCGAAAAGTCGCTCGCCAGCGCCATCAGGGCGCTTTCCATGGACGCAGTGCAGGCGGCGAACAGCGGCCATCCGGGCATGCCGATGGGCATGGCGGACGTCGCGACGGTGCTGTTCAAGGACTATGTGAAGTTCGACGCGAGCCAGCCTAAATGGGCCGATCGCGACCGTTTCGTGCTGTCCGCCGGTCACGGGTCGATGCTGATCTACAGCCTGCTGCACCTCACCGGCTATGCGCGTCCGACGATCGAGGATATCCGTAATTTCCGCCAGCTGGGCAGCCCCTGCGCCGGACACCCTGAAAATTTCGAGCTGGCGGGCGTCGAGGCGACCACCGGGCCGCTGGGTTCGGGCCTGGCCACCGCGGTGGGCATGGCGATTGCCGAGCGTCACCTGAACGCCAGCTTTGGCGACGATCTGGTCGATCACCGCACATGGGTGATCGCGGGCGACGGATGCCTGATGGAAGGCATCAACCATGAGGCGATCGGCCTTGCTGGCCACCTGAACCTTGGCCGCTTGATCGTGCTGTGGGACGATAACAAGATCACCATCGATGGATCGGTCGATCTGTCGAGCAGCGAGGATGTCCGCGCGCGCTATGCCGCGACCGGCTGGCATGTCGTGTCGTGCGACGGTCATGACGTCGCCGATGTGCGACGCGCTATCGATGAGGCGCTGGCTGATCCGCGCCCGTCGCTGGTCGCCTGCGCCACCAAGATTGGCTATGGCGCGCCCAACAAGGCGGGCACTTCGGGCGTTCACGGTTCGGCGCTGGGCGAGGCGGAAGTCGCGGCCGCGCGCGAATTTCTGGGCTGGGCCGCTGAGCCTTTCGTCATCCCCGAGGATATTGCCGCCGAATGGCGCCGCATCGGTGCGCGTGGCGCGGAAGTTCGTACGGCGTGGGAAGGCCGTCGGGCAAACAATGGCCAGAAGGCCGAGTTTGAGCGCCGCATGGCGGGCGAGCTGCCCGCTGACTTCTCGCTGTCCAACTATATCGACACGCTGATCGCCAATCCGCAGAAGGTCGCGACCCGCAAGGCGAGCGAACTGGCGCTGGGCGCGATCAACGACCTGCTGCCCGAAACGCTGGGCGGTTCGGCGGACCTTACCGGCTCCAACAACACCAAGACCAAGAGCACCGGCCCGCTCACAAAGGACGATTATTCCGGCCGCTATGTCTATTATGGCATTCGCGAGTTCGGCATGGCCTGCGCCATGAACGGCATGGCGCTGCATGGCGGCGTCATCCCCTATGGCGGCACTTTCCTGGTCTTTTCCGACTATATGCGGGGCGGCATCCGCCTTGCGGCTCTCCAGCAGACCCGCGCCATCCATGTGCTGACGCATGATTCCATCGGCCTTGGCGAAGATGGCCCGACCCACCAGCCGATCGAACATGTTATGTCGCTGCGCATGATCCCGAACCTCGACGTCTATCGTCCGGCCGACATTGTCGAGACGGCGGAGTGCTGGGAACTGGCGCTCAAGGACAAGGAGGGTCCTTCGGTGCTGGCTTTGACCCGCCAGAATCTGGCCCAGTTGCGCACTGAGAAGACGAGCGAGAATCTGTGCGCCAAGGGCGCCTATCGCCTGCGCGCCGCCAGTGCGGATCGCAAGGTGGTGTTGATC
It includes:
- a CDS encoding alpha-ketoacid dehydrogenase subunit beta, with protein sequence MSMIQAINSALDVMMERDPEVVVMGEDVGFFGGVFRATAGLQKKYGKNRVFDTPITEIGIIGVAIGMGAYGLRPVPEIQFADYIYPALDQLVSEAARLRYRSAGEFISPMTVRSPFGGGIFGGQTHSQSPEGIFTHVSGVKTVIPSTPYDAKGLLIAAIEDNDPVIFFEPKRIYNGPFDGHYDRPSKSWAGHPGAMVPEGYYRVPLGRARTVRAGEALTILCYGTMEHVVESMVIEMGVDAEIIDLRTLVPLDIEAVERSVKKTGRCMIVHEATRTSGYGAELSALVQERCFYHLEAPVERVTGFDTPYPHSLEWAYFPGPVRIREAINKIMRE
- a CDS encoding dihydrolipoamide acetyltransferase family protein — protein: MPLFTFRLPDIGEGISEAEIVGWHVKVGDRVEEDQPIADMMTDKATVEMESPVAGVVKRLAGEAGEQVAIGAMLVEIEVEGESENAPPSQAVIEAEAPGTGEVEAAPLNGIMSSSVRPEAVEGPSEEEEGGIDKLGPNGNGDGNGPDGSGSGARVLASPAVRARAKDLGIDLRQVKASGDHIRHSDLDAFLLYGAGQGYRPANPRVRRADETVKVIGLRRRIAENMAASKRHIPHFSYVEEIDVTELERVRAQLNGERGERPKLTMLPLLIVAICRALPDFPMLNARYDDEAGVVTRFGAVHLGIATQTDAGLMVPVIRDAQDMNIWQLAAEIRRLAEAARSGKAKAEELSGSTLTLTSLGPLGGVATTPVINRPEVAIIGPNRVVERPVFRGREVVPAKLMNLSISCDHRVVDGWDAASFVQAVKRLLETPVLLFAD
- a CDS encoding DUF11 domain-containing protein, with product MMRNLALAGMAAWAMAAPAAVAKPDLRTQTQMFVERVHTDINGRPRRILASASRAEPGDQLVFVVNWRNEGREPVQGIALTNPIPRGTLLTAPDPSMQVSVDGGQRWGRLEELWLPTPLGGTRRAVPADITHVRWTMPTRLSPGETARLSYRATMR
- a CDS encoding AI-2E family transporter, translating into MTPHDQQEINRRRDRLLASIALTTGVGLILALPFALREGAEFFLPLTAALVIAIALVPFLEWMERRRVPSALAALMAVVAFLLVANTALVLIVVPAADWFRLLPERLPKIQNNLAPLIDFYSQLQRFVDETVQMLATGPVAAAQTAAVDAPRSLLQFAATSAPSAIIQMVFALLIIYFFLAGWTGLRRRTINSRGSFDGAMAVARVIQNVVDATSAYVLTIATINLCLGLAVALALWLIGMPSPLMWGGIVALLNFVPYFGPMLAAALLALGGLMVFDDVWWALLPAATQIGFHLVEANVITPMVLGRRLTMNPLLILVSLTFWGWVWGTPGALLGVPLLIIIQTVVAAAGTPDIAGFLFERGTLTVALPQENDEKEESGERAG
- a CDS encoding DUF2842 domain-containing protein, whose translation is MNRQPAPYEPSWRKPVGMFIILGLIALWAVLIGSLSGLIGRLPMIAQVPVYLFLGLIWIWVLPLKRLLAWMETGRWRRG
- a CDS encoding 5-formyltetrahydrofolate cyclo-ligase, with the translated sequence MSDDPGKTTLRTLARERRRAFLTSLDPLAHRLAFKAIPSPLARRLTGAQTVALYMGLDDEAPAQRLAPQLAAMGKTLALPRVIDRLGSMDFLTWTPEDQLFPGLYGTHHPEPSGPAVTPDVIIAPLLGFDRAMNRLGQGGGYYDRTFARYPDALRIGLAWSVQEHDALPADPWDLPLDIILTEIELIERPEA
- a CDS encoding cell division protein ZapA; its protein translation is MAETTLQIAGRHYPLRCRDGEEAHLAHLASLIERKARLAQQNTPGLTEVRTLLFAALFLADELNDLKREAIGRQQQLALDDEDEAAARAVEALAARIEKLSDRLAAQGPDA
- the tkt gene encoding transketolase, producing the protein MTVSEKSLASAIRALSMDAVQAANSGHPGMPMGMADVATVLFKDYVKFDASQPKWADRDRFVLSAGHGSMLIYSLLHLTGYARPTIEDIRNFRQLGSPCAGHPENFELAGVEATTGPLGSGLATAVGMAIAERHLNASFGDDLVDHRTWVIAGDGCLMEGINHEAIGLAGHLNLGRLIVLWDDNKITIDGSVDLSSSEDVRARYAATGWHVVSCDGHDVADVRRAIDEALADPRPSLVACATKIGYGAPNKAGTSGVHGSALGEAEVAAAREFLGWAAEPFVIPEDIAAEWRRIGARGAEVRTAWEGRRANNGQKAEFERRMAGELPADFSLSNYIDTLIANPQKVATRKASELALGAINDLLPETLGGSADLTGSNNTKTKSTGPLTKDDYSGRYVYYGIREFGMACAMNGMALHGGVIPYGGTFLVFSDYMRGGIRLAALQQTRAIHVLTHDSIGLGEDGPTHQPIEHVMSLRMIPNLDVYRPADIVETAECWELALKDKEGPSVLALTRQNLAQLRTEKTSENLCAKGAYRLRAASADRKVVLIATGSEVEIAVATADMLEQQGIGADVVSMPSWAHFDAQPQAYKEDLLPHHVLRVSIEAGTTFGWERYVGIAGLRFGIDTFGASAPAEALYEHFGLTAAKIAPQVAAALDH